A region from the Acanthopagrus latus isolate v.2019 chromosome 8, fAcaLat1.1, whole genome shotgun sequence genome encodes:
- the eif4g2b gene encoding eukaryotic translation initiation factor 4 gamma 2b, whose protein sequence is MHAPFSPSLPIILILLSILHCQAAKVESVIAEGGASRFSASSGGGGGRGAPQHYPKTVGNSEFLGKTPGQSVQRWVPSRSTRRDVNSSNEKERHDAIFRKVRGILNKLTPEKFDKLCLELLNVGVDSKLVLKGIILLIVDKALEEPKYSSLYAQLCLRLAEDAPNFDGPSSEIQTSQKQSTTFRRLLISKLQDEFENRTRNVEIYDKHDNPLTSEEEEQRAIAKIKMLGNIKFIGELGKLDLIHESILHKCIKTLLEKKKRVQLKDMGEDLECLCQIMRTVGPRLDHEKAKSLMDQYFGRMRSLMNNKELPARIRFLLQDTVELRENNWVPRKAFIDNGPKTINQIRQDAVKDLGVFIPAPMSQGMRMDFFLESPFMPNRVKLDRETLGGLADMFGQMPGSGIGTGPGVIQDRYSPTMGRHRTNPLFNGHGGHIAPPPQSQFDMGPKSFVKSNQVQNQHFLNQNQNHMAQQQVQSKDMPPRFSKKGQLNADEISLRPAQSFLLNKNQVPKLQPQIPTMMPPSAQPPRTQTPPLGQPPQLGLKTNPPPIQEKPQKTNKKPPPAKEELLKMTEAIMNEYLNSKNLTEAVSGVREMKAPKHFLPEMLSKIIVCSLDRPDEDKEHASTLIHTLRTEGLITGENFMQAFLNVLDQCPKIELDVPLVKSYLAQFAARAIIAELVSVAELAHPLENGTHFPLFLLCLQQTAKLKDREWLTDLFQQSKVNMQKMLPEIDQNKDRMLEILEGKGLSFLFPLLKLEKELLKQIKADPSPQSIYKWIKDNISPKLHTDKGFVNILMTSFLQYISQELCMVESDEQLAAPSKEQLEQEKQLLLAFKPVMQKFLHDHTELQVSALYALQVHCNASAFPKGMLLRYFVNFYDMEIIEEEAFLAWKEDITQEFPGKGKALFQVNQWLTWLETAEEEESEEEAD, encoded by the exons ATGCACG CACCgttttccccctccctccctattattcttattcttttgAGTATTCTTCATTGTCAAGCCGCCAAAGTGGAGAGTGTGATTGCAGAAGGGGGTGCTTCTCGTTTCAG TGCTTCTTCGGGGGGAGGAGGTGGTAGGGGTGCACCTCAGCACTATCCCAAGACTGTCGGCAACAG CGAGTTCCTGGGGAAAACCCCAGGGCAAAGCGTTCAGAGATGGGTTCCTTCACGAAGCACTAGACGAGATGTCAACTCCAGCAACGAAAAAGAGCGACACGATGCAATCTTCAGGAAAGTGAGGGG caTACTCAACAAACTCACGCCTGAGAAGTTTGACAAGCTATGCCTTGAGCTCCTGAACGTGGGCGTAGATTCAAAACTCGTCCTTAAAGGAATCATCTTGCTG ATTGTAGACAAAGCCCTAGAAGAGCCGAAGTATAGCTCGCTCTATGCTCAGCTATGTCTGCGCTTGGCAGAGGACGCACCAAACTTTGATGGCCCATCATCTGAGATCCAAACATCCCAAAAGCAGAGCACA aCCTTCAGAAGACTGCTGATTTCCAAACTTCAAGATGAATTTGAAAACCGCACCAGAAATGTTGAAA TCTATGACAAACATGACAACCCTCTTActtctgaggaggaggagcagcgtgCCATTGCCAAGATCAAGATGCTTGGCAACATTAAATTCATCGGGGAACTTGGCAAACTCGACCTCATCCACGAATCTATCCTTCATAAGTGCATCAAAACA CTtctggaaaagaagaagagagtccagctcaAGGATATGGGGGAGGATCTGGAGTGCCTCTGTCAGATAATGAGGACAGTAGGGCCGAGACTCGACCATGAGAAAGCAAAG TCTTTAATGGATCAGTACTTTGGCCGTATGCGATCCTTAATGAACAACAAGGAGTTGCCCGCTAGGATCCGCTTCCTGCTGCAAGACACAGTGGAACTGCGAGAAAACAACTGGGTCCCCCGCAAGGCTTTCATCGACAACGGACCAAAGACGATTAACCAGATCCGTCAGGATGCAGTGAAA GATCTGGGTGTTTTCATCCCAGCACCCATGTCTCAGGGGATGAGAATGGACTTCTTCCTGGAAAGCCCCTTCATGCCCAACAGAGTGAAACTGGACAGAGAGACTCTCGGGGGATTGGCCGACATGTTTGGACAGATGCCAG gcAGTGGTATTGGAACTGGCCCGGGGGTTATTCAGGATAGGTACTCACCCACTATGGGACGCCATCGCACCAACCCGCTCTTCAACGGCCACGGTGGCCACATCGCCCCTCCACCACAGTCGCAGTTTGACATGGGGCCAAAGTCTTTTGTTAAGTCCAACCAG GTTCAGAACCAGCATTTCctcaaccagaaccagaaccataTGGCCCAGCAGCAGGTCCAGTCCAAGGACATGCCTCCACGATTCAGCAAGAAAGGACAGCTTAATGCAGATGAG ATCAGCCTCAGGCCTGCTCAGTCATTCCTCCTCAACAAGAACCAGGTGCCCAAGCTCCAGCCCCAGATCCCCACCATGATGCCTCCCAGCGCTCAGCCCCCACGCACTCAAACCCCCCCTCTGGGACAG CCTCCACAGCTTGGCCTGAAGACCAACCCTCCGCCCATCCAAGAGAAACCTCAGAAGACGAACAAGAAACCACCTCCTGCCAAGGAGGAACTGCTAAAAATGACT GAGGCGATCATGAATGAATACTTGAACAGTAAGAACCTGACCGAGGCTGTGAGTGGCGTGCGAGAGATGAAGGCTCCCAAGCACTTCCTGCCAGAGATGCTGAGTAAAATCATCGTGTGTTCCCTGGACCGTCCTGATGAGGACAAGGAGCACGCAAGCACTCTGATCCATACACTCCGCACTGAGGGCCTCATCACTGGAGAGAACTTCATGCAG GCTTTCCTCAATGTCCTGGATCAGTGCCCTAAGATCGAGCTGGACGTGCCCCTGGTGAAGTCCTACCTGGCCCAGTTTGCTGCTCGGGCCATCATTGCAGAGTTGGTGAGTGTGGCGGAGCTGGCTCACCCGCTGGAGAATGGCACCCACTTCCCCCTCTTCCTGCTTTGCCTGCAACAGACGGCCAAGCTGAAGGACCGAGAGTGGCTCACCGACCTCTTCCAGCAGAGCAAGGTCAACATGCAGAAGATGCTCCCAG AAATTGATCAGAACAAGGATCGCATGCTGGAGATCCTGGAGGGGAAGGGCCTGAGCTTCCTGTTCCCACTGctgaagctggagaaggagctgcTGAAGCAGATAAAGGCAGACCCCTCTCCACAGTCCATCTACAAGTGGATTAAAGACAACATCTCTCCTAAGCTTCACACTGATAAAGGCTTTGTCAACATCCTCATGACCAG TTTCCTCCAGTACATCTCCCAGGAGCTGTGCATGGTGGAGAGTGACGAGCAGCTGGCAGCCCCTTCcaaagagcagctggagcaggagaagcagctgctgctggccttCAAGCCCGTCATGCAGAAGTTCCTGCACGACCATACCGAGCTGCAGGTCAGCGCCCTGTACGCCCTGCAGGTGCATTGCAACGCCAGCGCGTTCCCTAAAG GCATGCTGCTGCGATACTTTGTCAACTTCTACGACATGGAGATCATTGAAGAAGAAGCCTTCCTTGCATGGAAAGAAGACATTACCCAAGAATTCcctggaaaaggaaaagctttATTCCAG GTCAACCAGTGGCTCACCTGGCTGGAgacggcggaggaggaggagtcggAGGAAGAAGCAGACTAA
- the LOC119024184 gene encoding trichohyalin codes for MNRGSRLGNGMVEEVKGLSRPSRRPVRVVRPVSAISSNGSFLQINHLQGELVRKRKECEDLRKENKYLSNEIHMERIMMRTENELTMRNLRNLNQELQAQVKELKQKLYQSQQRATLCSRTVDEAEESRREAEKSRALAEARALGCQRDKEVAEADRGRLSEELQQLKKEHTDLQLLLAQTEKSYFETKLKLDRVSGEKQALLQENRSLEGDRDNLRHKLRQTTEENVKFKESEVNSRRRAMASEEESKKANQAQREAEAERRLAEKERQERAAECLSWREKHQELANRFREQEDLKSLRQSKACQANIKSYFLCKTESDQRVKILRNQDGTPRNFTEGDPVYISTPESSPEESDRSSSRTMLRVSAPHSGRDLGPSHFDDLPAFAGERPDSAPQRRSRKVVEYFWIPTDQE; via the exons ATGAACAGAGGCAGTCGGCTCGGGAACGGGATGGTGGAAGAGGTCAAAGGTCTCTCCAGACCGTCCAGGAGGCCTGTGAGGGTGGTCAGGCCGGTCAGCGCCATCAGCTCCAATGGTTCGTTCCTCCAGATCAACCATCTGCAAGGAGAGCTGGTCAGAAAGAGGAAG GAATGCGAGGatctgaggaaagaaaacaagtacTTATCAAATGAGATCCACATGGAGCGGATCATGATGCGCACAGAGAATGAGCTGACCATGAGGAACCTCAGGAACCTGAACCAGGAGCTGCAGGCTCAAGTCAAAGAG CTGAAGCAGAAGCTGTATCAGAGCCAGCAGAGGGCGACGTTGTGCTCACGAACTGTGGACGAGGCAGAGGAGTCCAGACGGGAAGCAGAGAAGAGCAGGGCCCTGGCTGAGGCCCGGGCCCTTGGGTGTCAGCGGGACAAGGAGGTAGCAGAGGCTGACAGGGGCCGTCTGAgtgaagagctgcagcagctcaaaaAAGAG CACACTGATCTGCAGCTATTACTTgcacaaacagagaagagttaTTTTGAGACCAAGCTGAAGTTGGACCGGGTGTCTGGGGAGAAGCAGGCcctgctgcaggagaacagGAGtctggagggagacagagacaaccTCCGACACAAGCTGAGACAGaccacagaggaaaatgtcaaGTTTAAAGAGAG TGAGGTGAATTCGAGGCGCAGAGCGATGGCAtcggaggaggagagcaaaaaAGCCAACCAGGCTCAGCGAGAGGCCGAAGCAGAGAGGCGTCTGGCCGAgaaggagaggcaggagagagcGGCCGAGTGtctcagctggagagagaagcaCCAGGAGCTAGCCAACAGGttcagagagcaggaggacCTGAAGTCTCTCAGGCAGAGCAAAGCA TGTCAGGCCAACATCAAGAGTTATTTCCTCTGCAAGACAGAAAGCGATCAGCGGGTTAAAATTCTCCGAAATCAAGACGGCACCCCGAGAAACTTCACG GAGGGAGACCCTGTGTACATCTCCACCCCTGAGTCCAGTCCTGAAGAGTCTGACAGGAGTTCGTCCAG GACCATGCTCCGGGTCTCTGCTCCTCACAGCGGGAGGGATCTGGGTCCGAGTCACTTCGATGACCTGCCCGCCTTCGCAGGAGAGCGACCCGACTCTGCCCCTCAGCGCAGGAGCAGGAAGGTGGTGGAATACTTCTGGATCCCTACAGACCAGGAGTAG